From a single Accipiter gentilis chromosome 10, bAccGen1.1, whole genome shotgun sequence genomic region:
- the NPLOC4 gene encoding nuclear protein localization protein 4 homolog: MAETIIIRVQSPEGVKRITATKRETVATFLKKVAKEFGFRNNGFSVYTNRNRTGEITASQNKSLNLLKIKHGDMLFLYPSSPAGCSSETMDTSVSQGMRPVGAPQVVEDEIDQYLIKQDGKIYRNRDQQLCRHGPLGKCVHCVPLEPFDEDYLNHLEPPVKHMSFHAYIRKLTGGADKGKFVALENISCKIKSGCEGHPPWPEGICTKCQPSAITLNRQKYRHVDNIMFENHTIADRFLDFWRKTGNQHLGYLYGRYTEHKDIPLGIRAEVAAIYEPPQIGTQNSLEILEDPKAEVVDEIAAKLGLRKVGWIFTDLVSEDTRKGTVRYSRNKDTYYLSAEECITAGNFQNQQPNICRLSPDGHFGSKFVTVVATGGPDNQVHFEGYQVSNQCMALVRDECLLPCRDAPELGYAKESSSEQYVPDVFYKDIDKFGNEITQLARPLPVEYLIIDITTTFPKDPVYTFSISQNPFPIENRDVLGETQDFHSLATYLSQNTSSIFLDIISDFHLLLFLVTNEVMPLRDSISLLLEAVRTKNEELAQTWKKSEQWATIEQLCSTVGVQISGLQEYGAMGGSTHAVSAAMWACQHCTFMNQPGTDHCEMCSLPRT, translated from the exons ATAATCCGCGTGCAGTCGCCAGAAGGGGTGAAGCGCATCACGGCCACGAAGCGAGAAACAGTGGCGACGTTCCTCAAGAAG gtTGCAAAAGAATTTGGTTTCAGGAATAATGGGTTTTCTGTCTACACCAATAGAaacaggacaggagagatcacagCATCGCAAAACAAATCCCTCAACTTACTGAAAATCAA GCATGGCGATATGCTGTTTCTCTACCCCTCGAGCCCAGCTGGCTGCTCCTCAGAGACCATGGACACCTCTGTCTCCCAAGGCATGCGGCCTGTGGGGGCACCCCAGGTGGTGGAAGATGAGATCGACCAGTATCTGATCAAACAGGATGGGAAGATTTACCGAAATCGAGACCAGCAGCT GTGTCGCCATGGCCCCTTGGGTAAATGTGTGCATTGTGTACCGCTGGAG CCTTTTGATGAGGATTATTTAAACCATCTGGAACCTCCTGTGAAGCATATGTCCTTCCATGCCTACATCAGGAAGCTGACCGGAGGGGCAGACAA gGGGAAATTTGTTGCCCTGGAAAACATCAGCTGTAAGATCAAATCGGGCTGTGAAGGGCACCCTCCTTGGCCAGAAGGCATTTGCACAAAGTGTCAGCCAAGTGCCATCACTCTCAATAGACAG AAATACAGGCATGTTGACAACATCATGTTTGAGAACCACACAATTGCAGATCGCTTCCTAGACTTCTGGCGGAAGACAGGAAATCAACATCTTGGGTATCTATATGGCCGGTACACAGAGCACAAAGACATCCCTCTGGGGATCCGGGCGGAGGTTGCTGCTATCTATGAACCCCCACAG aTTGGTACACAAAACAGCCTGGAGATCCTGGAAGATCCAAAAGCTGAGGTTGTGGATGAGATTGCTGCAAAGCTGGGACTGAGAAAG GTTGGCTGGATATTTACTGATCTGGTCTCTGAAGACACACGGAAAGGGACTGTTCGATACAGCAGAAATAAG GACACGTACTATCTAAGTGCAGAAGAGTGCATCACAGCTGGAAACTTCCAGAACCAGCAGCCCAACATCTGTCGCCTTTCTCCAGATGGTCATTTTGGATCCAAGTTTGTCACAGTTGTGGCTACAG GTGGTCCCGACAATCAGGTCCACTTTGAGGGGTACCAGGTCTCGAATCAGTGCATGGCACTGGTTCGAGATGAGTGTTTGCTGCCCTGCCGAGATGCACCAGAGCTGGGCTATGCCAAGGAGTCCAGCAGCGAGCAGTATGTGCCTGATGTGTTCTATAAG GACATAGACAAGTTTGGCAATGAGATCACACAGCTGGCTCGCCCGCTCCCGGTTGAGTACCTAATCATAGAT ATTACTACAACTTTCCCCAAGGATCCAGTCTACACTTTTTCTATTTCTCAAAATCCATTCCCCATTGAGAACCGCGATGTGCTGGGAGAAACTCAG GACTTCCACAGCTTGGCCACGTACCTGTCCCAAAATACTTCCTCCATTTTCCTAGACATCATTTCCGATTTccatctgctcctcttcctggtcACGAACGAGGTCATGCCTCTGCGG GACAGCATCAGCTTGTTGCTGGAAGCTGTAAGGACCAAGAATGAGGAGCTTGCACAGACCTGGAAAAAATCAGAGCAGTGGGCCACCATTGAGCAGCTCTGCA GCACAGTCGGTGTCCAGATCTCAGGACTACAGGAGTATGGTGCCATGGGCGGCTCGACACACGCCGTGTCGGCAGCCATGTGGGCCTGCCAGCACTGCACCTTCATGAACCAGCCGGGCACGGACCACTGCGAGATGTGCAGCCTGCCCCGGACCTAG